The Rhodothermales bacterium nucleotide sequence ACACGAAGGGGAGTGGGCCGCCCGCGTCATCCGGGCGCGCTGCGCCTGCGCGCCGGCGTATTTCGGGACCAGCGATCTGGGGGTGTGCCAGTGTACGTACCAGGGGCTCACCCGGCCGGCGTATCCGGAGCGTTTTGATCGGTGACACGATGGGCCGATCCGTCGGGCGGGAGGTCAACGGATTGGCGATGCCCCTTATCGGGAGAAGGCCGCCTTCAGATCGCTCCACGACACCGCCCCGCCGAGTTCGCGATCGGTCCACTCGCTGAGGCTCCAGAGACCGTCGTCCGTCTGGGTGATGATCCAGATGAGCCGGCCCTGCGCCGCCGTCGGCACCTCGGGGCGGTTGTGGTTGATGGTCAGCGAATACGTGGCGTCGTACTGGAACCGGTCGTCGGAGATTACGGAGACGTTCGGGTCGGTGAGGACGAGCCGGTGCCCGGTCGACAGCTGGGCCGCGGCGGCGGCGGTGCTGAAATAGCGCTCTTCCTCGCTCTTGGACCAGGATACCCAGGTGGACGGGTCTTGCCCCAGCGCGGCCGGCGTGGGCGTGAACTTCAGGTCGGCCGCCAGCGAGCGCCCGTAGTTGGGCGCGTTCATCTCCTCGATGGCCGATTGGATGTTTTCGATGACCTGCTCGGGGGTGTCCGGCTGGAGGAACGTGCCGCCTTCCTGCGCCGGCGGCTCCGGCTCGCGGGCCGAGAACAGATCGCACGAGCCGAGCAGGAGCAGCAGCGCCAGCCAGCAGGCGGGGCGAACGGGGGGCCATCCCGGGAAGCGGATTCCGCGTCGCGCGCTCACGCAACCTCCGCAAACGGCGCCAGCACGGCGTCCTCGTCGTGCACGTCGTCGAACCAGGCGTTGATGCGGCGGACGACTTCGTCGAGCAGTGCGTCCGGGCACGAGGCGCCGGCGGTGAGCAGGATATCGAGCGGCCGCTTCGCCGGCAGCCAGCTCGTGCTGTCCGTCGCCGCATGCCGGTGCAGGTCGAAATGGGTGATCCGGTCCGGATCATGCAGATCTTCCGCACCCCGGATGAAGTAGGTCGGCATTACCTCCTCGCACAACTCGACGAGGTGGCTGGTGTTGGACGAATTGAACCCCCCGACGATGAGCGCCAGATCGGCTCCGTCGTCGATGAGGGCGCGGGTGGCGGACTGGTTTTCGTTGGTGGCGTAACACAGCGTGTCGTTCGTGTCGGCGAAATGGTCGCCGAGGTGCGCCGCTCCGTACCGCGCCACCATGGCGTCGCGGAGCAGGGCCGCGATGGCCTGCGTCTCGGTGGCCAGCATCGTCGTCTGGTTCACCACGCCGATGCGGACGAGGTCGCGTTCGGGGTCGAACCCCTCGGAAAACCGGCCGGCGAAGCGCTCGGCAAAGAAATCCGCCCCTTCTTCTCCCCGGATCACCCGGGCCAGATCCTCCGCCTCGGCGAGATTCAGGATCACGACGACCGGCGCCGACTGCCGGGCGTGGGAAAACGTCGCCTGCGTTTCCTCGTGGTAGCGTTTGCCATGAACGACGACCGTGAAGTCCTGCTCGCCGATCTGCTGGCTTTTTTTCCAGACCTTCTCGACGAAGGGGCAGGTCGTGTCGTAGGTCTGCGTATCGATGCCGCGCCGGCGGAGGTCGGCGTCGATCTCCACCGAGGTGCCGAACGCCGGAATGAGCACCACATCGTCCGGCGTGAGGTCGTCGAACGGGACGAGCTGCTCGCCGGTCGTGGTGCGGAGAAAGCGGATGCCTCGTGCCTGCAGGTCTTCGTTGACGCGGGGGTTGTGGATCATCTCGGAGAGCAGGAAGATCCGTTTGTCCGGGTTTTCGTCGATCGCGCGATAGGCGATTTCGATCGCCTGCTCGACGCCGTAGCAGAAGCCGAAATGCCGGGCAATCTTGTAGCGCACCGGCCCGAAGTCGAGCACGGACGGGCTCAGGTCCTTCTTGCGCGGATCGGTCAGCCGCCGCGCCGCCTTCACGCGGGAGATCAGCGGACTGCGGTAGAACAGGGGGACGTCGAATTGTCGGGCCATGGCGCTACGGATGGTAGGGATGGGGCGTGTAACGCCGGCCTTTGGCGGGGGTTCGGGGAAGCGCCCTTTGGGCGCGGTCACTGGGCATGGACGGCCGTAGGCCGTGTCGTGAGCGCCCTTTGGGCGCGGTCATTGGGCATAAACGCCCTTCGGGCGCGGTCACTGGTCATGAGCGCCCTTTGGGCGCTGTCATTGGACATGAGCGCCCTTCGGGCGCGGTCACTGGTCATTGATGCGAATCAGCCGTTGAAACGTTCAGCAAAAAGAAATGTCATCTCGACCGAAACCCCCGCGTACGCGGGGGGAAGCGGAGAGACCTCCTTATGCCGAGCACTGCGCCTTTGAGGATGCGGCCGCGTCGTGATCTCCAAATGACATTCAAAAGCCCATGTTAAGGAGGTCTCTCCGCTCCAATGCCGGCAAGCCGGCGTCTTCGGTCGAGATGACATTATTTTGGGACATTTTGCCCTAATTCAACTACTTATTGGCATCATTGGTCATCGGGCACTGGTCATGGGGAACCTGCCTGGAGCGACGCGTTCGTCCAGTGTCCAGTGTCCAGTGTCCAGTGTCCAGTGTCCAGTGTCCAGTGTCCAGTGTCCAGTGTCCCGGCTTTCACCAGGTCCGAAGGTCGGCTTGGGGCAGGGTGAGGGAGAAGGTGGATCCCTGGCCGGGTGTGGAGGCGACGTCGATGGTGCCATCCATCAGCATGACATATTCGAGGGCCACGGCGAGGCCGATGCCGGCGCCCTGTTGCACGGCCTCCGTCATCCGCTCCTCGCGGCTGTAGCGTTCGAACAGCCGGGGCAGAAACTCGGGCGAGATGCCGCGGCCGGTGTCGCTCACGTGGATGGATACCCGGTCTCCCGAAAGGCTCAGGCGGAGCAGAATGACGCCTTCCTCGGTGTATTTGATGGCGTTGAGGACGAGGTTGACGAGGATTTGCCTCAGGCGGAGCACGTCGGCGCTGGCGTAGAGCATGCCGGCTTCGTCGTCGACGCGCAACGTCAGCCCTTTTCGCTCCGCGACGGGGTGGAGCTGGTGCACCACATCGTCGCACAGCGGGTTGAGCGCGACAGGGCCGATGCGCAAATCCTGCTTGCCGGATACGATGCGCGAGAAATCGACGAGGTCGTTCACCAGATCGAGCGACTGCTCGACGCTGCCGAGGATGGTGCGGAAAAACTCCTCCTGATGCGGTTCGAGCCGGCCCCGCAGTTCGTCGTGCAACAGCTGTGTGTACCCGAGGATGGCAGCCAGCGGGGCGCGAAGCTCGTGGCTCAGACTGCCGGCGAAGACCAGCTGCGCATCGGCGGCGTCGGAGTCTTTGGGGGAAGCGGACGCGGGTGAGGCCAAGGGCGTAGGGGATTGGTGCGGCTGGGACAGGGAGTATCGACCGGCCGGCGCGATGGGTTAAAATGGCCATGATTTTCAAACACCCTTTCGCTTCCCCTTCCGTATCTTCGTGCCCGACCCTCGCCTACAACGTCG carries:
- a CDS encoding 4-hydroxy-3-methylbut-2-enyl diphosphate reductase translates to MARQFDVPLFYRSPLISRVKAARRLTDPRKKDLSPSVLDFGPVRYKIARHFGFCYGVEQAIEIAYRAIDENPDKRIFLLSEMIHNPRVNEDLQARGIRFLRTTTGEQLVPFDDLTPDDVVLIPAFGTSVEIDADLRRRGIDTQTYDTTCPFVEKVWKKSQQIGEQDFTVVVHGKRYHEETQATFSHARQSAPVVVILNLAEAEDLARVIRGEEGADFFAERFAGRFSEGFDPERDLVRIGVVNQTTMLATETQAIAALLRDAMVARYGAAHLGDHFADTNDTLCYATNENQSATRALIDDGADLALIVGGFNSSNTSHLVELCEEVMPTYFIRGAEDLHDPDRITHFDLHRHAATDSTSWLPAKRPLDILLTAGASCPDALLDEVVRRINAWFDDVHDEDAVLAPFAEVA
- a CDS encoding HAMP domain-containing sensor histidine kinase, which produces MASPASASPKDSDAADAQLVFAGSLSHELRAPLAAILGYTQLLHDELRGRLEPHQEEFFRTILGSVEQSLDLVNDLVDFSRIVSGKQDLRIGPVALNPLCDDVVHQLHPVAERKGLTLRVDDEAGMLYASADVLRLRQILVNLVLNAIKYTEEGVILLRLSLSGDRVSIHVSDTGRGISPEFLPRLFERYSREERMTEAVQQGAGIGLAVALEYVMLMDGTIDVASTPGQGSTFSLTLPQADLRTW